The sequence below is a genomic window from Dioscorea cayenensis subsp. rotundata cultivar TDr96_F1 chromosome 6, TDr96_F1_v2_PseudoChromosome.rev07_lg8_w22 25.fasta, whole genome shotgun sequence.
ataaataaaatagtaataagTAACCTTGCAAACTTGCTTTTGATTTTGCTATATACCCTTGCTTGATTAGGTACATGGTATAAGTGAGTGAAATAGCCAAAGGGTTCATAAGCTAGAGGCAATAGCCCCACAACAAAAGATGGTGATGTGAGATTATAAAAAtctcaatttcaaatttcattggATGGACTAGTAATTAAGAGTCTCCCGTTGTGGGTGTTGGATTACAGTTTAAGTTTCTTGTCACCAAATGAGGCATGGAGCACAGATAGGACGATCAATTCCTAACTCATCCGCAAGCTCCTAACTATACTGTGTtgtcacatttataaaaaaaaaagtttcattgGCGTACAGATctttgtaattgtgtactttttgtctttttagttcttttaatatttaggtataattaagtttttatatttggtCGATTTGGGTCGTCCTAATCCGcggcaatatttttaggtacaattaagttctTGTAGTATTTTATGCAGAACTCTTAGCCATCTATGCCGCTTACTAGAATGGcccaactcgactaaatatgaggacttaattgtacctaaatatattgcaaggactaaaaAGGTAGAAAGTATACAATTACAGAGACTtgtacaacaattaaaaaaaaacgtgAATATCTCAAATGCCCATTTGTTGTTCTTATTTGTACCTTTCTAAATTATTAAAACCCAATTTCATCAATCAATTAATAATTGTTTAGAAACTGCCTAAACTAttgaaacaaactaaaaaattaagtcttaccatttaaatcaaaataaatattttactttataaAATGGGCATACAACATGGTTGgtgaattaaaatatataagctGACGTGTATGGGCTTATCCATAATCCttgttttcatataaattatttgatttgattgagcATTTGAGACTTTGTCTATTGGCTTAAATTAACATTTTCTGTGGCACCATTTGTCATGACCATTGCAGGCCAAACTAACTTATTGGTCACGTTCATTTAACCAGATCAAACAGTTTAGCAAATGACATCACATATTCCCAATTAttctaaaacaaattaaaacatttaattaacaaaatttctAGCTATCATAATGACCAAACGGTTAAGACATTTCAGTCCCATGCTAGAAATTAAAGGTTCAactcttttttaatatataattaaagtgtaaataaaatatgtgtAGTTGCTTATCCACGtcattataaataaatcaataatttttaattactgTATTGtttgaaaacaataaatatcTACTAAAATGTAAATGTACATAAATATGTATCCACCAACGACCTTTGGGTCAATTAGTATCGGTCCCTTGCGTAGAGCGTTCGTTTCAGGGAGGATTCGGTATCGAACCTCATGTTCTACGCAAAGTGAGGGCACGTGAGTCGGCGTTGAGCCttgctccccacacgtgcacgtTTCTGGAGTTCTGGTGCTTGCgtctttttcaaatatatatatatatatatgcatcccTTATCTTAACACCAcattgcttatatatatacacacagaaaaaaatcttaattaacTATATAAGGGTATATTTGTAAACAAAGTTAATTTTGATACATATGTGTGTGTTAAAAAGTAAACTTCATGAGAATATTTGtgtaattttagaattttatcaGAACATATGCatgaaaaattatcataaaatattattgtcttCAATGAATATGGATTCATCTAGTTTTATAGCAGCCATGGAATTTTCTTCaggttatatataaaataagatcTTTAACCATGagtttaataaataatagaaaaatgttTAGggagataaatataaaatttatttttatttaagtttttcaGGTCTTTATTCCGCTGGTTTTTAGGAACTCCGATGTCTAATCCAATCTTATTGTAGAATAAagctttttaaaaaactatttttcataaacaaaagttataattcaaaattatttgattaagttaccaaaatatttttcacttgaATCAACCCACACTTTATAATCGctaataaataaactcaaattttaatttttttcgtaAATATGTAGGTATTAGCTATttatgtatattaaaaaatccaattattttaaaattatacatgaattttctttataaaGTGTATATAagaaattatctatttatttggaagatatttaaaaaaattttaatctttaGATAGGTACCCAAATTTTAAATGGTAAAATTAaccatataaaaaatacatacatcttATTGGATTCAAACAAACAACCAACCGTTAACTGTTAACGGATATTGGCACGTCACCCACCGTTTCAGTAAACGACAAGCCTGTCCCTTCAACTTCAGCTCAACATGCCTTTGTACCAAACACCAAAAGAAACCTCTTAAAAATGGGCACGTGTAGTTTTAAACACGTGTCAAAGTATAAATGATTTAGCTGGTTGCTTGACTATTGCGCACCTACTAATCAAGATATAATAcctaattttagtaattaattaacttgtGGATAATaagataatgttttaattaattaagtaaagtagttaattaaatcatttataAGTAAACCAGCAGCCCTCCCTAATCTCCACTTCACCGCATCCCTGAAATTCATATCTCAGCCGTGCGTTTTGCTTGCTTTGGAGGATCGGACGGATGTCGATAGCGCTGGAAGGGATCGGACGGTCAGAGTTCGCCGGCGGGATCGGATGCTTTCCGGCCGGCGAATCGCTGGGGACTGGAGGGGAATCGGTGGTTAAGAATGAGTTCCGGCCGGCAGAGGAGGTGGAGCAGTCGTGTAGCTCATCGGTCGGGAATAACAGTGACTGTTCGGATTCCGACGGCGGCGATTCGCCGGAAGTGCAAAGCAAGATGAAGGGACCGCTGGAGACGATGGACTCGCTTGAGGAGTCGTTGCCAATCAGGTATTTGTTGGGGAttgctttgatttattttttaaaaaaaaaagttccaatttttttttgcagCCTTGGTGTTTGTTGTAATGCTCTGTTGTTTGAAGTTATGTCTTAATTCGTGTAATTGGGAGCCGAGATTGTCTACTTGTGTTGTTTCTGCTAATTATTTGAAGGAAAGATAATATCTTTGTGGGATTTTGGAAGAGTTTGTTGATTGGTTGTGTTCTTAGTAGTAAAGGTGTCATCTTTGTAGGATTTTGATAGAGGTCCTGGATTGAATcataactgggagaagtgtttgtttttaaaacttaatttttaattaaggaAGATATTTATAGTGATTTGAAAGTAGTTGTGCTGTTATCTGTTTCTTGATCATATTGTATGTTGTTCTGTTTTCGTAAttagctttttatgtttattggTAGTAGATGAAGTTCTTTGGGTCAAGACTTCAGTTCATGAGAGTAGTTTGATTGAGGGATACAGAATTTAATCAGATTGGAGTCTTTTCGAAGTTAATGCTAACAAGCTAATCAACAAACTATTCAAATAATACTAGTTGTTCTTATTGGTGTGTTCATGAGAtgccttattttgttttacaagCTGTTCGTTAGGTGACTTAGCTAAACTATCATATGTTCTTGtattgaaaatttgaagtatatGGTTGCTCACTTCTAGTTGATAGCTgaagtttttctttaattttcttctatGCTAATAGTAAGTGTCAAAGTTTATTGGTGGTTTTGAAGAAGTTAGATGATAGGGAAGGTGATATATGAAAATGTTTGCCTCGtattttgttgttctatttCCATTTATAATAtactgtttttttatatatgtttgccAAAGTTTATTAGCTACACCAATGATAGATTAATTATGTAATTGGTCTTTGGATCAAGAATTCAGTTCATTAGGATTTCCTTGTAAGCCTATTGGTAGAAATAAGATTGGATGTGAACTATGccaatttatctttttaagaAGTTAATGTTAAGTATTTTATCGATAAACTATTTAACAGGACTTGATATGGTTTTTTGTGTTCTGTCAGGTGCATTACGAAATTAGCACTGAGAAATTTAAATCAGTTTCATTTTAACAATTGTAATAAACTAATAACTTCTGTGCAAAATGAAACGCAAAACATATATAAGCATACATTTATTTGCTGTAACATGTGTTTTTCTGTATTATTAATGACCATATTGAATGGTCACTCCCCTCATTGTAAGTTAATGAAGTCACACTTCCATAAACCCTTGATATTTAAACGTTGATACCTGAATGACATGTTCCATCACAAGAATAAATCGACTTAATTGTCTTTTGGAAATTGATCGATTGGGTTTAAAATGCCAAAAAACAGCATGTAACTTATTAAAACTTGAAGTGAATCTCAATTCCAAAAGTATTTGTTAAAATGTGGATCCTTTGATCAATGCTTTTTATGAATGAGTTGAGTTTGAGGCTGAATTAACCATCCATCATGATTATTGGCAGGCGAGGACTCTCAAAATTCTATTGCAGCAAATCCAAGTCCTTCACTAGCCTTGCAGATgcaatctcatcaatctcatcagcaaAGGAGCTTGCCAAGCCACAAAATCCATACACGCGCAAGCGCAAGAACCTACTCGCATGCATTAAAATGTGGGACAAAATAGATGGCAATATATCAAGGCCCGTTAAAGGCGGCATGCCCAAGAGACCCGCAAATTCTAATCGTAGCACTGCATCACTTACGGCCTCCTCAAGCAGCAGCATGAGCAACGGCAACAACAGCGAAGAGGAGCAAGAGCCTTATCTACTACGGCCTCCTCGTTGCCCAAATGGCAAACATTTTGCTTCTCGTGATGATACCCATCCCCCAGGGGCATTCTTGTGCGATGTAAGATCATTCTCGATGGCAGATCTACAAAGCATTGCTTGTTCTACCCCATCCTATCACCCACCATAACTGAAgtgcttttttttgtttgtcttggCTACTACCTCATATTTTTTGTCGCGTGGGTTGTGGTGGCTGAAGGTTTGTGATGTCATAGTATTCAAGAACTCTGTCGAAGGCTATTTTCTGTATATCTGTATGTGTTGCTTTGTGCATTGATAGAGTTTAGACGAAGATCATGTTGTACTGTAAATTATGAGAGCTTGGTACGTTCATAATGTAatcttgaataaaatttttatttgtctgGCGTcacttttttttcccttaactGATGTTAAGGGCACAGTTTACAATATTCTTTGAGACACATCTCAACTGGAAGTGTTGAAACTATAGTTTTATAAAACTCAAGGAATACAAGATTCTTTAGAAGTCATATGGGCAAATTGTGCTTTTACAGCCAGACTGATGGAGATTCTATGATTTCTCTAAACTTTAATGTCTTTTCAAGTGGTACTTAGAACAGATAAGACGAGTCAAATTCTTTGGTGGCCTGTGTGGCTGTGTTTTTTTTAGGTggtgtatatttttattattatgattctAATAATGTATTGGGAGAGAGTCAAACTTaccttaatattttttaaatagtatatatttttttttattattatgactCTTAACATTATATTGGGATAGAATTGAACTTACCTTAATTGCTAGATTATTATCGTTGTGGCTTTGCTATGAACTTTTTGGaacaaaattatctttttattgtGTGCAATaagtattatatatttaattatttattttagtgttGTTCAGACGATCACCTAGGCACTCAAGCGCAGCGTTAAACCTCCTTAGCCCCTCTAAGGG
It includes:
- the LOC120263054 gene encoding uncharacterized protein LOC120263054 — encoded protein: MSIALEGIGRSEFAGGIGCFPAGESLGTGGESVVKNEFRPAEEVEQSCSSSVGNNSDCSDSDGGDSPEVQSKMKGPLETMDSLEESLPIRRGLSKFYCSKSKSFTSLADAISSISSAKELAKPQNPYTRKRKNLLACIKMWDKIDGNISRPVKGGMPKRPANSNRSTASLTASSSSSMSNGNNSEEEQEPYLLRPPRCPNGKHFASRDDTHPPGAFLCDVRSFSMADLQSIACSTPSYHPP